In the Plodia interpunctella isolate USDA-ARS_2022_Savannah chromosome 6, ilPloInte3.2, whole genome shotgun sequence genome, one interval contains:
- the LOC128670830 gene encoding uncharacterized protein LOC128670830 codes for MAMAVVAPALFVNHGGGPLPLLGDKDHAGLTKFLRDEVQRHINLNQIKGIILVTAHWEESVVTISSGSHHSLYFDYYGFPPESYKYKYDAPGDPDLANRLQQALKSSGIDSKLDPKRGWDHGVFVPMMLINPKADIPIVQISVLSNQDPEQHYRLGKALHQFRKDGIAIIGSGMSYHNMREFRTLNRREVVNEEFDEFLNRVCTAEDEVKRKEGFVAWRQQPGATDAHPLYAAEHFMPLIVIAGAGGTKPGERIFNWDLSGAFRLSGFIWKHE; via the coding sequence ATGGCAATGGCTGTCGTAGCACCCGCTCTCTTTGTTAATCACGGAGGAGGTCCTTTACCACTTTTAGGAGACAAAGACCATGCAGGATTAACAAAGTTTTTGCGCGATGAAGTTCAGAGACACATTAAcctaaatcaaatcaaaggTATAATTTTAGTGACTGCCCATTGGGAAGAAAGTGTTGTAACCATATCCTCAGGAAGTCATCATAGTCTATACTTTGATTATTATGGTTTCCCTCCAGAatcttacaaatataaatatgacgCTCCTGGTGATCCAGATTTGGCGAATCGCCTGCAACAAGCACTAAAAAGTAGTGGCATAGATTCGAAATTAGATCCTAAAAGAGGTTGGGATCATGGAGTATTTGTTCCTATGATGTTAATTAATCCAAAAGCGGACATCCCTATTGTGCAAATTTCTGTTTTGTCAAACCAAGACCCTGAACAGCATTATAGGTTGGGAAAAGCCTTACATCAGTTCCGGAAAGATGGTATAGCGATAATAGGATCAGGCATGTCCTATCATAATATGAGAGAGTTCCGAACTCTGAACAGGAGAGAGGTTGTGAATGAAGAATTTGATGAATTTCTTAATAGAGTATGTACTGCTGAAGATGAGGTTAAAAGAAAAGAAGGGTTTGTTGCTTGGCGACAACAACCGGGAGCCACAGATGCTCATCCATTATATGCTGCTGAACACTTTATGCCATTAATTGTTATTGCTGGAGCAGGTGGAACTAAACCTGGTGAAAGAATCTTTAACTGGGACTTGAGTGGTGCATTTAGATTAAGTGGTTTTATCTGGAAACATGAATGA
- the LOC128670656 gene encoding mpv17-like protein 2, translating to MFLRSCIRVRQTVNLFHNHRRSISSLRRGVNYMFKKNLLFTNSITSGGCMSLGDLIQQEIEYEAKILPFRYDWARVARMFIVGTLMGPLHHFYYTQLDKIFPQCNLKTVAIKILCDQAFASPATIIFFFYGMGVLEEKSFSKSTEEIVQKFKYVYLGDCLFWPPVQFINFYFLPTQYRVFYINVATMVFNVFLSYMKHFDQH from the exons atgttcctGAGAAGCTGTATAAGAGTAAGACAAACTGTGAATTTGTTCCACAATCATAGAAGATCGATTTCTTCACTTCGCCGAGGAGTAAATTACATGTTCAAAAagaatttattgtttactaaCAGTATTACATCAGGAGGATGTATGTCTCTTGGTGACCTAATACAGCAGGAAATCGAATATGAAGCTAAAATTTTACCTTTTAGATATGACTGGGCACGAGTAG ctagAATGTTTATAGTTGGAACCCTAATGGGGCCTTTGCATCACTTTTATTACACACAGTTAGATAAGATTTTCCCACAATGTAATCTTAAAACtgttgcaataaaaatattatgtgatcAAGCTTTTGCATCTCCAGCtacaattatctttttcttctATGGAATGGGAGTGCTAGAAGAGAAATCATTTAGCAAAAGTACAGAGGAAATAGtacaaaagtttaaatatgtttacttG ggaGATTGTCTATTTTGGCCTCCAGTACAATTTATAAACTTCTACTTTTTACCAACACAATACAgagtgttttatataaatgttgcAACAATGGtctttaatgtatttttgtcatacatGAAACATTTTGaccaacattaa
- the LOC128670654 gene encoding histone-lysine N-methyltransferase 2D-like isoform X2: MASTSASSERRIITSAIATLIYQDQSFLENGISFEDLVRAAASQESKYSKKQLETIINKELSSGSLVKLPNGNLALGPADHDGDSSDSFKFEYNMDSNTKMTSSANSSCRSSPQRMRGRPKKRGGGSSNNVSNSTRNSGVRVGERRKMAKKVFDPSDNNVPSKRKRGRPVGSLNKSTIKKRLMGASHSKPDKEGTPPSDGQMSDGSADEIEPEEPIPNETSGGVCSVCHIQKARGSNDRLVECRDCNNKAHLSCLQSGSGILKPRPDNTWQCPHCKTCVVCCETNDAGILTVCSICSDAYHALCHAPRIPERLKAWDQWECNNCLESRPTVMGSPAIIPSNIDYNSQNSPPVDPFLKPHELDRTSSKFGDDVPIDPSLPDITNWTTEDVYEYFIKHLPEAAPILKEQEFDGQAVSMARRADIVKGLGLPLGPALALYRIIVKLQTRKDDWTMCWG, encoded by the exons ATGGCGAGTACTTCAGCTTCAAGTGAACGGAGAATTATAACATCAGCAATCGCTACTCTCATATATCAGGACCAAAGTTTCTTAGAAAATGGAATCtcttttgaagatttggttAGGGCTGCAGCATCTCAGGAATCTAAATACTCAAAGAAACAATTAGAAACTATCATCAATAAGGAATTATCATCTGGAAGTCTTGTGAAATTGCCAAATGGTAATCTTGCTCTAGGCCCTGCAGACCATGATGGTGACAGCTCAgatagttttaaatttgaatacaatatGGATTCAAATACCAAg atgACATCTTCGGCGAATTCTTCATGCCGATCATCACCACAAAGAATGAGAGGACGCCCAAAGAAGAGAGGGGGTGGATCATCAAACAATGTTAGTAACAGCACTAGAAACTCTGGAGTTCGAGTTGGTGAAAGAAGAAAGATGgctaaaaaagtatttgatcCTTCAGATAACAATGTGCCAAGCAAAAGGAAACGGGGTAGACCAGTGGggtctttaaataaaagtacaatcAAGAAAAGACTGATGGGTGCAAGTCATAGCAAACCAGATAAAGAAGGCACTCCGCCATCTGATGGTCAAATGTCAGATGGTAGTGCTGATGAAATAGAACCTGAAGAGCCTATCCCTAATGAAACTTCTGGAGGAGTTTGCTCTGTCTGCCACATTCAGAAAGCTAGGGGTTCAAATGATAGACTGGTGGAATGCCGAGATTGCAATAACAAAGCTCATTTGAGTTGTCTCCAGTCTGGGTCAGGTATCTTGAAACCACGTCCAGATAATACATGGCAGTGCCCACATTGTAAAACTTGTGTTGTTTGCTGTGAAACAAATGATGCT gGTATCTTGACTGTCTGCAGTATTTGCTCAGATGCATATCATGCTCTTTGTCATGCTCCTCGAATTCCCGAAAGATTGAAAGCATGGGATCAGTGGGAATGTAACAACTGCTTGGAATCACGCCCAACAGTGATGGGCTCACCGGCTATCATTCCCAGCAATATAGACTATAATTCACAGAATTCACCACCAGTTGATCCATTTTTAAAGCCTCATGAGCTTGATAGAACTTCTTCAAAATTTGGAGATGATGTTCCTATAGATCCTAGCTTGCCAGACATAACAAATTGGACAACTGAGGATGTTTATGAATACTTCATTAAACATTTGCCTGAAGCAGCACCTATTCTAAAAGAACAG GAGTTTGATGGTCAAGCTGTAAGTATGGCAAGGCGAGCTGATATAGTGAAAGGTTTAGGACTTCCTCTTGGACCTGCACTAGCTTTGTACCGGATTATTGTTAAACTGCAGACAAGAAAGGATGACTGGACAATGTGCTGGGGCTAA
- the LOC128670654 gene encoding histone-lysine N-methyltransferase 2D-like isoform X1 has translation MSEIKHKQQILAAIDHLRSRKSRPDLYRICKFMLKCYKVTPKDTKADLKRCLKEKSIFKVDYKDNVSYRNAAKWRKKSNQKMASTSASSERRIITSAIATLIYQDQSFLENGISFEDLVRAAASQESKYSKKQLETIINKELSSGSLVKLPNGNLALGPADHDGDSSDSFKFEYNMDSNTKMTSSANSSCRSSPQRMRGRPKKRGGGSSNNVSNSTRNSGVRVGERRKMAKKVFDPSDNNVPSKRKRGRPVGSLNKSTIKKRLMGASHSKPDKEGTPPSDGQMSDGSADEIEPEEPIPNETSGGVCSVCHIQKARGSNDRLVECRDCNNKAHLSCLQSGSGILKPRPDNTWQCPHCKTCVVCCETNDAGILTVCSICSDAYHALCHAPRIPERLKAWDQWECNNCLESRPTVMGSPAIIPSNIDYNSQNSPPVDPFLKPHELDRTSSKFGDDVPIDPSLPDITNWTTEDVYEYFIKHLPEAAPILKEQEFDGQAVSMARRADIVKGLGLPLGPALALYRIIVKLQTRKDDWTMCWG, from the exons ATGTCCGAGATAAAGCATAAACAACAGATTCTTGCAGCAATCGATCATTTACGTTCACGTAAATCGCGTCCAGATTTATACCGAATTTGCAAATTTATGTTAAAGTGTTATAAAGTAACACCTAAAGACACCAAAGCTGATCTCAAGCGTTGTTTGAAAGAGAAGAGCATATTTAAGGTTGACTACAAGGATAATGTAAGCTATCGTAACGCTGCAAAGtggagaaaaaaatctaatcaaa AAATGGCGAGTACTTCAGCTTCAAGTGAACGGAGAATTATAACATCAGCAATCGCTACTCTCATATATCAGGACCAAAGTTTCTTAGAAAATGGAATCtcttttgaagatttggttAGGGCTGCAGCATCTCAGGAATCTAAATACTCAAAGAAACAATTAGAAACTATCATCAATAAGGAATTATCATCTGGAAGTCTTGTGAAATTGCCAAATGGTAATCTTGCTCTAGGCCCTGCAGACCATGATGGTGACAGCTCAgatagttttaaatttgaatacaatatGGATTCAAATACCAAg atgACATCTTCGGCGAATTCTTCATGCCGATCATCACCACAAAGAATGAGAGGACGCCCAAAGAAGAGAGGGGGTGGATCATCAAACAATGTTAGTAACAGCACTAGAAACTCTGGAGTTCGAGTTGGTGAAAGAAGAAAGATGgctaaaaaagtatttgatcCTTCAGATAACAATGTGCCAAGCAAAAGGAAACGGGGTAGACCAGTGGggtctttaaataaaagtacaatcAAGAAAAGACTGATGGGTGCAAGTCATAGCAAACCAGATAAAGAAGGCACTCCGCCATCTGATGGTCAAATGTCAGATGGTAGTGCTGATGAAATAGAACCTGAAGAGCCTATCCCTAATGAAACTTCTGGAGGAGTTTGCTCTGTCTGCCACATTCAGAAAGCTAGGGGTTCAAATGATAGACTGGTGGAATGCCGAGATTGCAATAACAAAGCTCATTTGAGTTGTCTCCAGTCTGGGTCAGGTATCTTGAAACCACGTCCAGATAATACATGGCAGTGCCCACATTGTAAAACTTGTGTTGTTTGCTGTGAAACAAATGATGCT gGTATCTTGACTGTCTGCAGTATTTGCTCAGATGCATATCATGCTCTTTGTCATGCTCCTCGAATTCCCGAAAGATTGAAAGCATGGGATCAGTGGGAATGTAACAACTGCTTGGAATCACGCCCAACAGTGATGGGCTCACCGGCTATCATTCCCAGCAATATAGACTATAATTCACAGAATTCACCACCAGTTGATCCATTTTTAAAGCCTCATGAGCTTGATAGAACTTCTTCAAAATTTGGAGATGATGTTCCTATAGATCCTAGCTTGCCAGACATAACAAATTGGACAACTGAGGATGTTTATGAATACTTCATTAAACATTTGCCTGAAGCAGCACCTATTCTAAAAGAACAG GAGTTTGATGGTCAAGCTGTAAGTATGGCAAGGCGAGCTGATATAGTGAAAGGTTTAGGACTTCCTCTTGGACCTGCACTAGCTTTGTACCGGATTATTGTTAAACTGCAGACAAGAAAGGATGACTGGACAATGTGCTGGGGCTAA